A genomic stretch from Alphaproteobacteria bacterium 33-17 includes:
- a CDS encoding 50S ribosomal protein L1, translating to MVDSARFYSLSDAISLIQDLPKAKFDESVDIVANLGVDTRHSDQNVRGVVSLPHGTGKTLKVAVFARGAKAEEAKAAGADVVGSDELIDKVAAGEVNFDRCIATPDMMAAIGKVAKVLGPRGMMPNPKLGTVTMDVAQAVKNVKAGQVEFRAEKAGIVHAGVAKASFDTNKIADNVKVFVGALVKARPSGAKGTYLKSLFITTTMGPAIKLEISSVLE from the coding sequence ATGGTTGATAGTGCTAGATTTTATAGCCTTTCAGATGCAATAAGCTTAATTCAAGATTTACCAAAAGCTAAATTTGATGAGTCTGTTGATATCGTTGCCAATTTAGGTGTTGATACAAGACATTCTGATCAAAACGTACGTGGTGTAGTATCATTACCGCACGGAACAGGTAAAACTTTAAAAGTTGCAGTATTCGCAAGAGGTGCTAAAGCTGAAGAAGCTAAAGCTGCTGGCGCGGATGTTGTAGGTTCTGATGAGCTTATTGATAAAGTAGCTGCTGGTGAAGTAAACTTCGACAGATGTATTGCGACACCAGACATGATGGCTGCAATCGGTAAGGTTGCTAAAGTTCTTGGTCCAAGAGGTATGATGCCAAATCCAAAACTTGGTACTGTAACAATGGATGTTGCACAGGCTGTTAAAAACGTAAAAGCTGGTCAAGTAGAATTCAGAGCTGAAAAAGCTGGTATCGTCCATGCGGGCGTTGCTAAAGCTAGTTTTGATACAAACAAGATTGCTGATAACGTTAAAGTCTTTGTAGGTGCATTAGTTAAAGCTAGACCAAGTGGAGCTAAAGGTACTTATCTTAAGTCATTGTTTATTACAACGACTA